The proteins below come from a single Chryseobacterium capnotolerans genomic window:
- a CDS encoding DUF4240 domain-containing protein, translating to MKRNFINQNGISDKFWNIEYKGNTQKNVFGKTGTKGRETIKDFEDELECTKESEKLIAQKLKKGYTEILEDDKIPQKAELSEAEKADIYFWEAIEKSNKYKNAHWSEYDVDEHLENLTLYLSKFGKERLILFEKTLQEKLSELYTAEIAELSIILESDFKTENGNYIFDGYLSDDGFIYFRCWLLLKGKEFFEDIKKDIQAFVSGKYSFNIGDCWAEGLLYVSDEAYTENHENEDESEIRDAVNEWYSDHHYDSMDRQMNREPKNGADLQKLYPKLVEEIGELRST from the coding sequence ATGAAAAGGAATTTTATCAATCAAAATGGAATCTCAGATAAATTTTGGAATATTGAATATAAGGGAAATACACAAAAAAATGTGTTTGGAAAAACGGGAACCAAAGGCCGCGAAACCATTAAAGATTTTGAAGATGAATTGGAGTGTACCAAAGAATCTGAAAAACTGATCGCACAAAAGCTTAAAAAAGGGTATACTGAAATCCTTGAAGATGATAAAATTCCGCAGAAAGCAGAACTTTCTGAAGCTGAAAAAGCCGATATTTATTTCTGGGAAGCTATAGAGAAATCCAATAAATATAAAAACGCCCACTGGAGCGAATATGATGTCGACGAACATTTGGAAAATCTAACCCTCTATCTTTCTAAATTCGGAAAAGAAAGATTGATCCTTTTTGAAAAGACCCTTCAGGAAAAACTGAGCGAACTTTATACCGCTGAAATTGCCGAACTGTCTATCATTCTTGAATCTGATTTCAAAACTGAAAATGGGAACTATATTTTTGACGGTTATCTTTCTGATGACGGATTCATTTATTTCCGTTGTTGGCTACTACTGAAAGGAAAAGAGTTTTTTGAAGATATTAAGAAAGATATACAGGCATTTGTCAGCGGGAAATATAGCTTTAATATTGGGGATTGTTGGGCAGAAGGACTGTTGTATGTATCGGATGAAGCCTATACTGAAAATCATGAAAATGAAGATGAATCAGAAATAAGGGATGCTGTTAATGAATGGTATTCGGATCATCATTATGACAGCATGGATCGTCAGATGAACCGTGAACCGAAAAACGGGGCTGATCTTCAGAAGTTGTACCCGAAATTGGTAGAAGAAATTGGTGAACTAAGAAGCACATAA